One stretch of Halobacillus litoralis DNA includes these proteins:
- a CDS encoding DUF4227 family protein, with amino-acid sequence MTRLKNSLRDLIKVLIVFTVCTCVFYMALRMVHEEYERQHRYDPPGGTAIKVYQPLEQPWTDRLSIFFRLGE; translated from the coding sequence ATGACTCGTTTGAAGAACAGTTTAAGAGATTTAATCAAAGTCCTGATTGTATTCACTGTTTGTACTTGCGTTTTTTATATGGCTCTACGTATGGTGCATGAAGAATACGAGCGCCAGCATCGATACGATCCGCCAGGAGGTACGGCAATCAAAGTCTATCAACCCCTGGAACAGCCATGGACGGATCGTCTGTCGATATTTTTTCGGTTAGGGGAGTAG
- the xerD gene encoding site-specific tyrosine recombinase XerD yields the protein MQHALEDFFHYLTVERGLSPNTIQSYKRDLSQYDRFLQQELGVNNWDEMTRSHIMKYLHHLNDQGRSSATIARLLSSIRLFHQFLIREKVTEQDPSLHIETPKKERKLPKVLSSDDVDKLLNIHAKDPLSARNKAMFEMLYATGLRVTELVSLKVTDLHLTMGFVRCLGKGSKERIIPLGDMAKDAVENYLQIGRDALVKHKQTEELFVNHHGNALSRQGFWKILKAVAREMGVNKELTPHTLRHSFATHLLENGADLRAVQEMLGHADISTTQIYTHVSKTRLKDVYRSYHPRA from the coding sequence ATGCAGCATGCGCTGGAAGATTTTTTTCATTATTTGACCGTCGAGCGCGGGTTATCACCTAACACGATTCAATCTTACAAGCGGGACCTGTCTCAGTACGACCGCTTTTTACAGCAGGAATTAGGAGTGAATAACTGGGATGAAATGACCCGCTCCCATATTATGAAGTACCTGCATCACCTCAATGACCAGGGGCGCTCATCAGCAACCATCGCACGGTTGTTGTCATCCATTCGTCTTTTTCACCAGTTCCTCATCCGGGAAAAGGTAACAGAGCAGGATCCGAGCTTACATATAGAGACACCTAAGAAAGAAAGGAAGCTTCCGAAAGTGCTCTCTTCGGACGATGTGGACAAGCTTTTGAACATTCACGCGAAAGACCCGCTCTCAGCGCGGAATAAAGCGATGTTTGAAATGCTGTATGCTACGGGTCTGAGAGTGACGGAGCTTGTCTCTCTCAAAGTGACGGATCTGCATTTGACGATGGGTTTTGTCCGTTGTCTAGGCAAGGGATCGAAAGAGAGGATCATTCCTCTCGGTGACATGGCCAAAGATGCGGTTGAAAATTACTTGCAAATCGGTCGCGATGCACTCGTCAAGCATAAACAGACCGAAGAGCTGTTCGTCAATCATCACGGCAACGCCTTGTCACGACAGGGTTTTTGGAAGATATTGAAAGCGGTTGCTAGAGAGATGGGCGTCAATAAAGAATTGACCCCCCATACATTGCGCCATTCATTTGCTACACACCTTCTGGAAAATGGAGCCGATTTGAGGGCTGTTCAGGAAATGCTTGGACATGCAGACATCTCCACGACTCAAATCTATACCCATGTCTCCAAGACAAGGTTAAAAGACGTTTATCGCTCGTATCATCCACGGGCATAA
- the deoB gene encoding phosphopentomutase: MNSFKRVFLVVMDSVGIGEAPDAEKFDDKGAHTLGHIAEHMNGLYMPHMGSLGLSNIRQIQGIDKAEKPKAHYTTMVEASNGKDTMTGHWEIMGLYIDQPFRTFPDGFPDELLDQIKEKTGRGIVGNKPASGTEILKELGEHHMETGDLIIYTSADSVLQIAAHEDVIPPEELYEICEFCREITKDEKYMVGRVIARPFIGEPGAFERTSNRHDYALKPFGRTVMNEMEDEGLDVVAIGKISDIYDGEGVTEAIRTKDNMDGMDQLVKTLDKDFTGMSFLNLVDFDAKYGHRRDPQGYGEALQEYDARLPEVLEKMQDDDLLIITADHGNDPVHHGTDHTRELVPLIVYHNGIKEGQELDQRQTFADIGATVSENFSIQMPEHGKSFLKDIQ; this comes from the coding sequence ATGAATTCATTCAAACGTGTATTTTTAGTAGTTATGGACTCTGTAGGAATAGGTGAAGCACCAGATGCAGAGAAGTTCGATGATAAAGGGGCGCATACTCTGGGGCATATCGCCGAGCATATGAACGGCTTGTACATGCCGCATATGGGATCGCTTGGACTAAGCAATATTCGTCAGATTCAAGGCATTGACAAGGCTGAAAAGCCGAAAGCGCATTACACAACCATGGTGGAAGCGTCGAACGGAAAAGATACGATGACTGGCCACTGGGAAATCATGGGCCTTTATATCGACCAGCCTTTCCGTACATTCCCGGACGGTTTCCCAGATGAACTGCTGGACCAGATTAAAGAAAAGACCGGTCGCGGCATTGTTGGAAATAAACCGGCTTCAGGGACGGAGATCCTTAAGGAGCTGGGAGAACATCACATGGAAACGGGAGATTTGATCATTTACACGTCTGCCGATTCAGTCTTACAGATTGCTGCCCATGAAGATGTCATTCCGCCTGAGGAGCTTTATGAAATCTGTGAGTTCTGCCGTGAAATCACGAAAGATGAAAAATATATGGTCGGACGCGTTATTGCCCGTCCGTTCATCGGGGAACCAGGAGCCTTTGAACGTACATCCAATCGTCATGACTATGCCTTGAAGCCATTCGGACGCACAGTCATGAATGAGATGGAAGATGAAGGACTCGATGTTGTCGCCATCGGTAAAATCTCTGATATTTATGATGGAGAAGGCGTAACAGAAGCCATCCGCACGAAAGACAATATGGATGGGATGGATCAGCTTGTGAAGACATTGGATAAAGATTTCACCGGAATGAGCTTTTTGAACCTGGTCGATTTCGATGCCAAATATGGGCACCGTCGTGATCCTCAAGGATACGGGGAAGCGCTGCAGGAATATGATGCACGTCTTCCTGAAGTATTGGAAAAAATGCAGGATGATGATTTATTGATCATCACGGCAGACCACGGCAATGATCCTGTGCATCATGGCACAGACCACACACGTGAACTTGTTCCATTGATTGTCTATCACAATGGCATAAAAGAAGGGCAGGAGCTCGATCAGCGCCAAACCTTCGCAGATATCGGTGCGACGGTTTCTGAAAACTTCTCGATCCAAATGCCTGAACACGGCAAGAGCTTTTTAAAAGATATTCAATAA
- a CDS encoding purine-nucleoside phosphorylase, translating into MNQTQVKEAAQFIQGKLTHEPSVGLILGSGLGVLAEEIQNPTTIPYTEIPHFPESTVSGHKGQLVVGELEGRQVIAMQGRFHYYEGYDMKQVTFPVRVMKALGVETLFVTNAAGGINETFKPGNLMIITDHINNMGDSPLIGPNDEDLGPRFPDMSEAYDRALIDHAKQSAERMNLQVQEGVYVGNTGPAYETGAEIRMLRTLGGDAVGMSTVPEVMVANHAGIRVLGISCISNMAAGILDQPLTHDEVIETTAQVREDFLGFVKELLKTLPA; encoded by the coding sequence ATGAACCAAACACAAGTAAAAGAAGCAGCTCAATTCATCCAAGGGAAATTGACTCATGAACCAAGTGTCGGACTGATTCTAGGATCTGGCCTCGGCGTACTAGCAGAGGAAATTCAAAATCCGACAACCATTCCTTATACGGAAATCCCTCACTTTCCTGAATCCACGGTTTCCGGCCATAAAGGACAGCTGGTCGTTGGTGAATTAGAAGGGCGACAAGTCATCGCGATGCAAGGGCGCTTCCACTATTATGAAGGCTATGATATGAAACAGGTGACTTTCCCTGTCCGCGTCATGAAAGCGCTGGGTGTGGAAACTCTTTTCGTTACAAACGCTGCCGGGGGCATCAATGAAACCTTCAAGCCGGGCAACTTGATGATCATAACCGATCATATCAACAATATGGGAGACAGTCCGCTGATTGGACCAAATGATGAGGATCTTGGACCACGTTTCCCTGATATGTCTGAAGCGTATGATCGCGCTTTGATTGATCACGCGAAGCAGTCAGCCGAGCGTATGAACCTTCAAGTACAGGAAGGGGTTTATGTAGGAAATACAGGACCTGCCTATGAGACAGGGGCAGAAATACGTATGCTGCGTACACTCGGAGGAGATGCCGTTGGAATGTCCACGGTGCCAGAAGTGATGGTGGCGAACCACGCAGGAATCCGCGTCCTTGGAATCTCTTGTATTTCCAATATGGCTGCCGGAATTTTAGATCAGCCGCTTACGCACGATGAAGTCATCGAAACGACGGCTCAAGTGCGTGAGGATTTCCTAGGATTCGTTAAAGAACTTTTAAAAACATTACCAGCATAA
- a CDS encoding pyrimidine-nucleoside phosphorylase: MRMYDIIVKKRDGGELTKEEIEFFVEGYTKGEIPDYQASAFTMAIYFRGMTAEETATLTQAMVDSGETIDLSAIEGKKVDKHSTGGVGDKVTFIVGPLVASVGIPVAKMSGRGLGHTGGTLDKLESIKGLEIEMTKEKFIENVNTHKLAVAGQTGNLAPADKKLYALRDVTGTVNSLPLIAGSIMSKKIASGADSIVLDVKTGSGAFMKTLEDSEALAREMVNIGNNLGRNTVAVISDMNQPLGYEVGNANEIKEAAEILKGKNVEDLRLLSLEIASHMAVLAEKFSSYEEAYKAIEANIENGKAFQSLRTLIEAQGGDVSMIDDLDRLPRAAHEIEVTADQDGYVSAIDAESIGIAAMYLGAGRATKEDEINHGVGISLKKKIGDPVKAGEALVVLISDDEQPDDSIQKVKEAYTISGEKVEKPTLIHNIIK, translated from the coding sequence ATGAGAATGTATGACATTATTGTAAAAAAACGCGATGGCGGGGAATTGACTAAGGAAGAAATCGAATTCTTCGTTGAAGGTTACACAAAAGGTGAGATTCCTGACTATCAGGCCTCTGCTTTTACGATGGCGATTTATTTCCGGGGCATGACGGCTGAAGAAACGGCGACGTTGACTCAAGCCATGGTGGACTCTGGTGAAACCATCGACCTCTCAGCGATTGAAGGGAAGAAAGTCGATAAGCACTCTACTGGTGGCGTAGGAGATAAGGTAACATTCATCGTTGGACCACTAGTCGCTTCTGTCGGCATTCCTGTTGCGAAAATGTCCGGACGTGGACTTGGGCATACAGGTGGAACACTGGATAAACTAGAGTCCATCAAAGGCCTTGAAATTGAGATGACGAAAGAGAAATTCATCGAGAATGTAAATACCCACAAGCTTGCGGTGGCAGGTCAAACCGGGAACCTTGCTCCTGCAGACAAAAAGCTCTATGCACTGAGAGACGTGACGGGTACCGTAAACTCCTTACCACTGATCGCTGGTTCCATCATGAGTAAAAAAATTGCATCAGGAGCAGACAGCATTGTGCTTGATGTGAAAACAGGTTCTGGAGCCTTTATGAAAACACTCGAGGACTCTGAAGCACTTGCTCGTGAGATGGTGAACATCGGAAATAACCTGGGACGTAACACGGTAGCTGTCATTAGTGACATGAATCAGCCCCTTGGCTATGAAGTTGGAAATGCGAACGAAATTAAAGAAGCAGCAGAAATTCTTAAAGGGAAGAACGTAGAAGACTTGCGTTTGCTCTCCCTTGAAATTGCTTCCCACATGGCCGTGCTTGCTGAGAAGTTCTCTTCTTATGAAGAAGCGTATAAAGCAATCGAAGCGAATATCGAAAACGGAAAAGCCTTCCAGTCCCTGCGTACGCTAATTGAAGCACAAGGTGGAGACGTTTCTATGATTGATGATCTTGATCGTCTACCTAGAGCGGCTCATGAAATTGAAGTCACGGCGGATCAGGATGGCTACGTATCTGCCATTGATGCAGAATCCATCGGCATAGCCGCCATGTATCTTGGAGCCGGCCGTGCTACCAAAGAGGATGAAATCAATCACGGAGTAGGAATCAGTCTGAAGAAGAAAATCGGCGATCCTGTCAAAGCCGGCGAAGCTCTTGTCGTCTTGATCAGTGATGACGAACAGCCGGATGATTCTATCCAGAAAGTGAAAGAAGCGTACACGATTTCTGGTGAAAAAGTCGAGAAACCGACATTGATTCACAATATCATTAAATAA
- a CDS encoding HIT family protein: protein MDQCILCSPETDEKQKIIFENNSCYFVQKDQRILKGSGLIVPKSHKTTVFDLSKEEWMDTQDMIQQVKEWLDDTLQPDGYNIGYNCYETGGQHIFHAHMHIIPRFQDEPHAGKGIRHWLKQEENKRHI, encoded by the coding sequence ATGGATCAATGTATATTATGCTCACCAGAAACGGATGAAAAGCAGAAAATCATATTTGAGAATAATTCCTGCTACTTCGTTCAAAAGGATCAGCGTATTTTAAAAGGATCAGGATTGATTGTCCCCAAATCACATAAAACAACGGTGTTCGACCTTTCGAAAGAAGAGTGGATGGATACACAGGATATGATCCAACAGGTCAAAGAATGGCTGGATGACACGCTTCAACCAGACGGCTACAACATTGGTTACAATTGTTACGAAACCGGCGGGCAGCATATTTTCCACGCTCACATGCACATCATCCCCCGCTTCCAAGACGAACCCCACGCAGGTAAAGGCATCCGCCACTGGCTCAAACAAGAAGAAAACAAACGCCACATTTAA
- a CDS encoding D-alanyl-D-alanine carboxypeptidase family protein: MKKMMGVCLALCLVVSLFPLNMTFAEERESTEIVNSAKSAILMEKNSGMTLYDKDSNKKLPPASMTKVMTLLLIMEELDKGGIKLDEKVRISEHAASMGGSQIFLEAGEEMTVEDLLKGIAVASGNDASVAMAERIAGSEKEFVAQMNKKAKDLGLKNTQFQNPTGLPAEGHFSTAHDMAVMARELLLHDEVTNYTKIYDDYLRKGQENEFWLVNTNKLIKNYPGMDGLKTGYTSEAKYCLTASAKRDDMHMIAVVMGAENPKMRNSDVTSLLDYGFSQYEGVKLYSKDDTMKTMKITRGKPLELNLSPEKDVVVLKKKNDKKSKYETELKVAEKSDLPLEKGAHMGWVIVKNGDQEVAKVRLETSENVEKAGFPALWQRSWKNLTSFQRF, translated from the coding sequence ATGAAAAAAATGATGGGTGTGTGTCTCGCTCTTTGTTTAGTTGTCTCACTTTTTCCGTTAAACATGACATTTGCAGAAGAAAGGGAGTCAACAGAAATCGTCAATTCGGCGAAGTCCGCGATATTGATGGAGAAGAACAGTGGGATGACGCTTTATGATAAGGATTCAAATAAAAAGCTGCCCCCTGCGAGTATGACGAAGGTCATGACGCTGTTGTTGATCATGGAAGAACTCGATAAAGGTGGCATCAAACTGGATGAAAAAGTCCGTATTAGTGAACACGCCGCTTCTATGGGAGGGTCTCAAATCTTCCTTGAAGCTGGGGAAGAGATGACTGTTGAAGATTTGCTCAAAGGGATTGCTGTAGCATCTGGAAATGATGCGAGTGTCGCTATGGCTGAACGGATTGCCGGCAGCGAAAAAGAGTTTGTGGCTCAAATGAACAAAAAAGCGAAAGATCTCGGTTTGAAGAATACACAATTCCAAAACCCGACAGGTCTTCCAGCTGAAGGTCACTTCAGTACAGCTCATGATATGGCTGTCATGGCGAGAGAATTACTACTTCATGATGAAGTAACGAATTACACAAAAATTTATGATGATTATTTACGAAAAGGGCAGGAAAATGAATTCTGGTTAGTCAACACGAACAAGTTGATTAAGAATTACCCAGGAATGGACGGATTGAAAACAGGTTATACAAGTGAAGCGAAATATTGTCTCACGGCTTCTGCTAAACGAGACGATATGCATATGATCGCCGTAGTTATGGGAGCAGAAAATCCGAAAATGAGGAACTCGGATGTGACAAGCCTATTGGATTACGGGTTCAGTCAATATGAGGGTGTGAAACTCTATTCTAAAGATGACACGATGAAAACGATGAAAATCACACGAGGGAAACCTCTGGAGTTGAACCTTTCCCCGGAAAAAGATGTCGTCGTTCTGAAGAAGAAAAATGACAAGAAGAGCAAATATGAAACGGAATTGAAAGTAGCGGAAAAATCAGACCTTCCATTGGAAAAAGGAGCCCATATGGGATGGGTGATCGTGAAGAACGGAGATCAGGAAGTCGCTAAAGTCCGTTTGGAAACATCCGAGAACGTGGAGAAAGCAGGTTTCCCTGCCCTATGGCAGCGTTCATGGAAGAATTTGACGAGCTTTCAGAGGTTTTAG
- the spoIIAA gene encoding anti-sigma F factor antagonist: protein MSLQVNFAVRENVLLVRLNGELDHHEATTLREAWQKELANNGVEHVIVNLKKLSFMDSSGLGVMLGRYKEVQAKGNEMVLCSISPEVRRLFDMSGMFKIMKLVDDEASALEMLGVASCEMK from the coding sequence TTGAGTCTTCAAGTTAATTTTGCTGTCAGAGAGAATGTTTTGCTCGTCCGATTAAATGGGGAGCTGGATCATCATGAAGCCACAACGCTTCGGGAAGCTTGGCAGAAGGAGCTCGCGAACAACGGTGTCGAACATGTGATTGTCAATTTAAAAAAATTGTCCTTCATGGATAGTTCAGGCCTTGGTGTGATGCTCGGTCGTTATAAAGAAGTACAAGCGAAAGGGAACGAAATGGTGCTTTGTTCGATTTCGCCTGAGGTTCGGAGATTGTTTGATATGTCGGGAATGTTCAAAATCATGAAGCTCGTGGATGATGAGGCATCCGCGCTTGAGATGTTGGGGGTGGCATCATGCGAAATGAAATGA
- the spoIIAB gene encoding anti-sigma F factor gives MRNEMTLEFTSVSENESLARLSVAAFVSQINPTMEELTDIKTVVSEAVTNAIIHGYEEKSDEKVMLTCAIDDGEIELIIQDRGHGIENIEIAKEPLYTSKPEWERSGMGFTIMENFMDRVDITSEPGVGTTIRMTKQLTSTRALCN, from the coding sequence ATGCGAAATGAAATGACCCTGGAGTTTACGAGTGTAAGTGAAAATGAATCTCTTGCCCGCTTATCTGTTGCCGCTTTTGTCAGCCAAATCAATCCGACGATGGAAGAGCTTACGGATATTAAAACCGTCGTCTCTGAAGCTGTCACGAATGCCATCATCCATGGTTATGAAGAGAAAAGTGATGAGAAAGTCATGCTTACTTGCGCTATTGATGACGGAGAAATCGAATTGATCATCCAAGATCGCGGTCACGGAATTGAGAATATCGAGATCGCCAAAGAACCGCTCTACACGTCAAAACCGGAATGGGAACGCTCGGGAATGGGTTTTACCATCATGGAGAATTTCATGGATCGCGTAGACATTACTTCAGAGCCCGGGGTCGGAACGACGATCCGAATGACTAAGCAGTTGACGTCAACCCGCGCTTTGTGCAATTGA
- the sigF gene encoding RNA polymerase sporulation sigma factor SigF, with protein sequence MSDTTKERLSDKDVKELIKKSQAGDQEARDFLVEKNTRLVWSVVQRYLRRGYDQDDLYQIGCIGLLKSIDKFDLSYDVRFSTYAVPMIIGEIQRFIRDDGSVKVSRSLKELNHKVRAKKEELLKEYGRSPTVNELADALGLTREEIVQAEEVGRTPQSIYETVYENEGDPITLVDQIAEEESNWFDHLTLQDVMSKLDKRERLIIYLRYYKDQTQTEVAERLGISQVQVSRLEKKILADMKETMNDTS encoded by the coding sequence ATGAGCGATACGACAAAAGAACGTCTGTCCGACAAAGATGTCAAAGAGCTGATCAAAAAGAGTCAGGCGGGCGATCAAGAGGCGAGGGACTTTTTAGTTGAAAAAAATACCCGTCTCGTATGGTCGGTCGTCCAGCGATATCTCAGACGTGGATACGATCAGGATGATCTGTATCAAATCGGCTGTATCGGCCTGCTCAAATCGATTGACAAATTCGATTTGAGTTATGATGTGCGTTTTTCAACGTATGCCGTACCCATGATCATTGGTGAAATTCAGCGTTTTATTCGTGATGATGGCAGTGTGAAAGTAAGCCGTAGTTTAAAAGAACTGAATCATAAGGTCCGTGCCAAAAAAGAAGAGCTTTTAAAGGAATATGGACGCTCGCCGACAGTTAATGAGCTGGCAGATGCGTTGGGTCTGACAAGGGAGGAAATCGTCCAGGCGGAGGAAGTTGGACGAACCCCTCAGTCCATTTATGAAACGGTTTATGAGAATGAAGGCGACCCGATCACGCTCGTCGATCAGATTGCCGAAGAGGAAAGCAACTGGTTCGATCATCTCACCCTGCAGGACGTGATGAGTAAACTGGACAAGAGGGAACGGCTCATTATTTACTTGCGATATTACAAAGATCAAACGCAGACCGAAGTGGCGGAGCGCTTGGGCATATCGCAAGTACAAGTATCACGGTTGGAAAAGAAAATCCTAGCTGATATGAAAGAAACAATGAATGATACCAGCTGA
- a CDS encoding stage V sporulation protein AA, whose translation MATPVYIRIKQSIYVQPLAKIRLQDVARVTGQKRHKPVLEQMVLHQVTEEDHNIVVIDSFMIIEQVIEKFPELEVELIGPNQCVVHVEKHQKQPSPLLISAIWILLFIGAAMAIMNFHYDVSMQAVQQKLHFMLTGEKVEHPLWIQVPYSIGLGIGMILFFNHWFQKRFNEEPSPMEVEIFNYQEDLDHYVAIKENKVEKQDVDR comes from the coding sequence TTGGCGACTCCTGTCTATATTCGTATAAAACAATCGATTTATGTTCAACCTTTGGCAAAAATTCGTTTGCAGGATGTGGCTCGTGTAACGGGTCAAAAGCGTCATAAACCTGTCTTGGAGCAGATGGTCTTACATCAAGTGACAGAAGAGGATCATAATATCGTGGTCATTGACTCTTTCATGATCATTGAACAAGTGATTGAGAAATTCCCGGAGCTTGAAGTTGAACTGATCGGCCCGAATCAATGCGTGGTTCATGTGGAGAAACACCAGAAGCAGCCGTCTCCTCTCTTAATCAGCGCGATATGGATCCTGCTATTTATCGGGGCAGCGATGGCGATTATGAACTTCCATTATGATGTGAGCATGCAGGCCGTTCAACAGAAGTTGCATTTTATGTTGACGGGAGAGAAAGTGGAACATCCATTATGGATTCAGGTGCCGTATTCCATAGGTCTTGGAATTGGAATGATTTTATTTTTTAACCACTGGTTTCAAAAACGGTTCAATGAAGAACCGAGTCCGATGGAAGTAGAGATATTCAATTATCAGGAAGACCTCGACCATTACGTGGCCATTAAGGAGAATAAGGTGGAAAAACAGGATGTGGATCGTTGA
- a CDS encoding stage V sporulation protein AB produces the protein MWIVEVLIGLAAGIAVGTGFVAFLTVLGIVPRLMQLSHSESKLRSYEMAVILGVFAGIYLSFGDGPVKMTLIGLVIWGLFHGIFVGMLAAALTEVLNVFPLLFKRIGVDGFLFTLLMALVLGKIAGSLFQWIIFVR, from the coding sequence ATGTGGATCGTTGAAGTACTCATTGGGCTTGCTGCTGGTATTGCTGTCGGAACCGGCTTCGTCGCTTTTTTGACAGTGCTTGGGATTGTACCCAGGCTCATGCAGTTGAGCCATTCAGAGTCCAAACTCCGTAGTTATGAAATGGCCGTGATTTTAGGTGTTTTTGCAGGGATTTATCTTTCATTTGGAGATGGCCCCGTGAAAATGACATTGATTGGACTTGTGATATGGGGGCTTTTTCATGGCATTTTCGTAGGAATGTTAGCTGCTGCTCTTACAGAGGTCTTAAACGTCTTTCCCCTGTTATTTAAACGAATCGGTGTGGATGGCTTTCTATTTACACTTTTAATGGCTCTGGTCCTTGGGAAAATTGCGGGGTCGTTGTTTCAATGGATTATTTTTGTCAGGTGA
- the spoVAC gene encoding stage V sporulation protein AC: protein MNEKNFDKARKSYQPKPPYVMNCLKAFIVGGLICVFGELLTQMYIHWFDYSEKNAINPTVATLILLSALATGFGVYDKLGQFAGAGSAVPVTGFANSITSAALEHKSEGLVLGVATNLFKLAGSVIVFGVVAAYVLGMIRYVWSLIF from the coding sequence CTGAACGAGAAGAATTTTGATAAAGCGAGAAAATCGTACCAGCCGAAACCACCCTATGTAATGAATTGTTTGAAAGCATTTATCGTGGGTGGGTTGATCTGTGTGTTTGGTGAACTTCTGACACAAATGTATATCCACTGGTTCGATTATAGCGAAAAGAATGCCATCAACCCGACGGTAGCGACTTTAATCCTTCTATCTGCGCTCGCTACAGGGTTTGGTGTTTATGATAAACTCGGACAGTTTGCTGGAGCCGGATCGGCGGTCCCTGTGACTGGATTTGCAAATTCTATTACTTCAGCCGCTCTCGAGCATAAATCCGAAGGTCTTGTGCTAGGGGTTGCAACGAATTTGTTCAAGTTAGCAGGTTCGGTCATTGTATTCGGTGTCGTTGCTGCTTATGTACTGGGAATGATTCGTTACGTGTGGTCGCTTATTTTTTAG
- the spoVAD gene encoding stage V sporulation protein AD, with translation MGKTGTQSWTFTEPVYLQSTGTAVGPMEGEGPLKETFDVIHEELHCGESNWELAERKLMTDAVYTCLQKAGIDQSNIDLFLAGDLLNQNVTGNYVARQLGIPVLGMFGACSTSMETLATGAALVSSGYAKQALVAVSSHNCTAERQFRYPTEYGGQKPKTATFTVTGSGAAILSKTPSKIKVEAATIGKVMDYSVKDPFDMGSAMAPAAWDTIKTHLEDMGRVPGDYDVIATGDLSAVGTPILKDLMKQDGYDISDVHKDCGLLVYHSDQPVFAGGSGCACSAVVTYGKIVQDLISGKYNRVLIVATGALMSPMMLQQKESIPGIAHAVVLSRGEGGS, from the coding sequence ATGGGTAAAACGGGAACACAATCATGGACATTTACAGAACCTGTGTACTTACAATCCACGGGTACGGCTGTCGGACCGATGGAAGGCGAAGGCCCGCTGAAAGAAACGTTCGACGTCATTCATGAAGAACTTCATTGTGGAGAATCCAACTGGGAGCTTGCCGAACGTAAATTGATGACGGATGCAGTGTACACGTGTTTGCAAAAAGCAGGGATCGACCAGTCCAATATCGATTTGTTTTTAGCTGGGGATCTGTTGAACCAAAACGTCACGGGGAACTATGTGGCAAGACAATTAGGCATTCCTGTACTAGGGATGTTCGGGGCGTGTTCGACGAGTATGGAAACCCTTGCGACAGGAGCTGCACTCGTTTCGTCTGGATACGCCAAACAAGCGTTGGTGGCTGTTAGTTCTCACAACTGTACAGCTGAGCGTCAGTTTCGCTACCCAACGGAATATGGAGGACAAAAGCCGAAAACCGCTACATTTACTGTGACGGGAAGTGGTGCAGCCATCCTTTCGAAAACACCTTCGAAAATCAAGGTGGAAGCGGCAACCATAGGGAAGGTCATGGATTATAGTGTCAAGGATCCTTTTGATATGGGATCAGCAATGGCTCCAGCCGCTTGGGACACGATTAAAACGCATCTGGAAGACATGGGACGAGTGCCCGGAGATTATGATGTCATCGCAACCGGTGACTTGTCTGCAGTGGGAACGCCCATTCTTAAAGATTTGATGAAACAGGATGGCTATGACATCAGTGATGTTCATAAAGATTGTGGACTACTGGTCTATCACAGCGATCAACCTGTCTTCGCAGGCGGAAGCGGGTGCGCATGCTCAGCGGTCGTCACTTATGGGAAAATTGTGCAGGATTTAATAAGTGGGAAGTACAATCGTGTGTTGATTGTTGCGACAGGTGCACTCATGAGTCCGATGATGCTTCAACAGAAGGAATCGATTCCAGGGATCGCTCACGCCGTTGTTCTCTCGAGAGGGGAGGGGGGATCATGA
- the spoVAE gene encoding stage V sporulation protein AE: MTFLWAFIVGGSICVIGQILLDVFKLTPAHVMSSFVVAGAVLDAFDLYDNLIEFAGAGATVPITSFGHSLLHGAMEQADEHGFIGVAVGIFELTSAGIASAILFGFIVAVIFKPKG; this comes from the coding sequence ATGACATTTTTATGGGCGTTTATCGTCGGGGGAAGCATTTGCGTGATCGGACAAATATTATTGGATGTCTTCAAATTGACACCTGCCCATGTGATGTCTTCCTTTGTTGTAGCTGGTGCAGTCCTGGATGCTTTTGATCTCTATGACAATCTTATTGAATTTGCTGGGGCAGGAGCGACCGTACCGATTACAAGTTTTGGGCATTCGCTTTTGCATGGAGCGATGGAACAAGCGGATGAACATGGCTTTATCGGAGTTGCCGTAGGAATTTTCGAATTGACATCTGCAGGTATTGCATCAGCCATATTGTTTGGCTTTATCGTTGCTGTGATTTTCAAACCTAAAGGATAA